TCTTTTCCATATTTCTTTTCGACTATTGCAGTTTCTTCAAAACTGTCTGCAAAAGCATCTAAAATCTTAACAGCTGATTCAGCATGCAGTTTTTCCCTTCCTGAAAGTCTTAAACTGATTTTCACCTTATATTCTTTTTCTATGAACTTTTTAATTTGAGAAATTTTTGTTTCCTTATCGTGTTCATCAATATGAGGCTTTATTCTAATCTCTTTGATGACAACATTTTTCTGTTTCTTTTTGTTTTCTTTTTCTTTTTTTGTTTTCTCATACTTGAATTTTCCATAGTCCATAATTTTGCATACAGGTGGTGTAGCATTTGGTGAGATTTCAACTAAATCTAAATTTTTCTCTGCTGCTAAAGCCAAAGCTTCATTTACGGATAAAATTCCAAACTGTTCTCCATCGTCTCCAATAACTCTTATTTCTCTCGCTCTGATTTTTTCATTCATTCTTGGTTCATCAGATTTATTTGTCCCTTTTATAAAGAACACCTCCTAAAAATTTTACAATAAAAAAAGCAAGATATAAGAAACCTTGCTCAAAATAGTCATATAAAACAGACTTACATTTTTTATGTAAGAATACTTAAAAAACAACTATATACCTGACTCATCTCATTCACTTAAATGTGATAAAAAATAACTCCTATGGTTATATTATGATGGAAAGGTGAGAAACAACGTTTCTACTTCTAATTTTATTACTCAGTTATTCTACTACATTTTTTCAATTTTGTCAAATTTTATTTTACAACTTTTGTATTTTTTTTAGATTCGATATCTATTTCTTTCGATTGCCTTTCAACAATAATTTCATATTTTTTCTCAGTATTAAACTCAAGATTTTTTATTTTTTCAGAAATTTCATCTGTCATAGTTTCATTACCAATAACTAGAACAATAAAATTTTCGTTATTATTTGCATCTATTAATTTCCCAATTTTTACTTCATTAATATTATTTGCAAAATTTTTGTACAATATATTTTCAACTATTCTTAAATCATTTTCCAAAGCTGTTTTATTTTGCTTTTCAACTGGTAAAACAACTTTTTCCATTTTTTCCTTTAAATTTTCTTCCTTCAAATATTTTGATAAATCCTGTGCTGTTAAATATTTTTGATTTGACAGTTGCTCCACTTTTAATTTATAGTTTCCTAAGTTGTATTTCTCCATCTTTTTCTCAAGTTTTTCAATTTCCTGCTTTTTAAAGCCTCCTCCTACAACTTTCAAAGTAACCGTTTTAGATTTTTTATCAATTGAATTATCAAAAACATAATCATTTGTTAATTCCTTTGAAATAAAATTTTTTAGAGCTTCTTCCCTTGCAAAATCATTTACTAATACAGCTGCTGTATATATACTTGGAACAATTACAATCAGACTTCCTACATAAAATACTATTTGCTGTCTTACAGACATTCTATGTTTTGTACGAGAAATACCCACAGAATAAATTTTTAAACCAATTAATGTTGTCAACATTATAAAAAAGACATTTATTATAAATAAATATCCCGCTCCAAGAAAAATTTTTGAATTCCCATGAGCAATTCCAAATCCTACCACACATAAAGGTGGCATTAATGCTGTTGCAATAGCTACTCCAGGCACTACATTTCCACCATCTTCTTTTGTTTTTCCAATTACTCCTGCAATTCCACCGAAAATCGCAATTAAAACATCCCATAAAGTCGGAGAAGTTCGAGCTAATATTTGTGGAGTTACTACATTTATAGGACTTATCAAAAAATAAAAACTAGAGCTTACTACACTTATTAATATAAAAATACCTAATCTAAAAAGTGATGCATAAACTCTTTTTAAATTTCCATTTGATAATCCCAATCCTAGCGACTGAATTGGTGACATTAGGGGCGAAATCAACATTGCTCCAATAATTACTGCAACAGAATTTGTATTTAATCCTATTGAAGCTATAATCATTGCACAAATCAGAATAAACATTGTTTCCTTCGTAAAATCAGAATCTTCAATAATATTTCTTTTTAAAATTTTATATTTTTCATTTTTTTCTTTTTCATTCATTTTATATTGTCTCCTTATTACTCACATAATAATTAAAAGTTATCTATTATTGTCAATATACACACAAGACACACAAATATTTTTTCTAACTGTGATGAACTTAATATAAAAGAATTATCCCAATCAGGAAAACACTTAGAAAGTTAGGGTATTAAAATAGTATTTTCCATTTTGAGATAATTCATTTATACTTTTATTTAGAATGCAGCTACTACACTACCATTATATTTTTCTTCAATATATTTTTTAACTTTTTCACTTTGTAATGCTTTTATTAACTTTTGAATTTTTTCTTCATTTTCTCTTCCTTTTAAAACTGTAACTATATTTACATAAGGTGAGTCTTTATCTTCAACTAGGATTGTATCATCTTTAAATGATAGTTTTGCATCTAAAGCAAAGTTTGCATTAATTACTGCAGCTGTAACTTCTTCAAGTCTTGGTGCCAACTGTTCAGGCGCTAATGCAGTAAACTTAATATTTTTAGGATTTTCAGCTATATCTGCTATTGTTGAATCTAATTTCTTATTATCCTTTAATTTTATAACTCCTGCTTTATCAAGTAATATTAATGCTCTTCCACCATTTGTTGGATCGTTAGGTATTAATATAGTATCTCCATTTTTTAAATCATTTATATTTTTTATTTTTTTAGAATAAACTGCCATAGGCTCAACGTGAACACTTCCTACAGATACTAAATCTAAATTGTTTGATTTTCCAAATTCTTCCATATATGGTATGTGCTGGAAGAAATTTGCATCTAATTCCTTAGTTCCTAATAATTTATTTGGCTGTATGTAATCGTTAAATGTAACGATTTCCAAATCTACACCTTCCGTCTTTAAATCATCCTTTACTAATTCAAGTAATTCCTGATGTGGTACAGGTGTTGCACCAACTACTAATTTTTCAACTTTTGCAGGCTTTTCTGCCGCCTTTGAATCAGTTTTTGCTTCTTCTTTTGCTCCTCCACAAGCTACAAGAAATAATGCAGCTGTAAGTCCCAGTAATAATTTTTTCATTTAAAATCCTCCTATTTTTTATTTTTATATATAAATTAACAATTTATATTCCAATTAAATCTATTATTTTCTGTTATCCTCTTAATCTTTTTTTGTTTATTCTGTTTACTATACTGTTTCCTATAAACTGTATTAACTGTACCAGTAAAATAATTGTTACTGTTGCCTGCCACATTAATGTTGGATTTGATCGCTGATATCCATCTATAACTGCAGCATTTCCCAGTCCACCTCCACCAATGGAACCTGCTATTGCTGAATATCCTACAAGACTTATTATCGTTAAAGTAAGTCCATGGATTAGTGATGGTAGTGCTTCCGGTATCATTACCTTAAATATTATTTCATTTGTTGTTGCTCCCATTGCTTTGGAGGCTTCTACAAGTCCTTCATCCACTTCCTTCAGTGCCCCTTCAATTATTCTCGCTATAAAAGGAGCAGATCCTAATGAAAGCGGAACAATAAACGACACACTTCCATAAGATTTTCCTATAAGAAGTCTTGATAATGGAATCAAAAGAACTATAAGAATAACAAAAGGTATAGACCTTGTTATATTTACAAGCAGTACATCCAGAATTTTATGCAATGTTCTATTCGGTTTTACACCTTTAGGCTCAGAAGTAACAAGAAGTACCCCTATTGGAAGTCCTATAATTAATGAAACAAACGTTGCTATTGCCACCATATAAACTGTTTCCCACAACGGATTTAGCATTGTTTCAAAATGCAAAAATTTTATTATATCAAATTTCATTATAACACCTCCAATTCCAGATGATTTTTTTCTAGCCATTTTACTATTGCCTTTATTTTTTCCTCTTCAGCAGAAATTTCTATTGTCAGATTTCCTACAACTGTATTTGACAACTTATCTATAGATCCACCTAATATATTTATTTCTGCATCATATCTTTTAATTATTTCAGCAATATATGGCTTATCAGCCTGTTCTTCATTAAATTTCAGTTTCAGTCTTATTTTCCCTCCTGAACGCTCTTTAACCTCTTCCTTTTCTTCTGATTCAAAACTTTCGTGGGAAATATTTGATACAAATTCCTTTGCCAGCTGTGTTTTAGGATGCATAAAGATATCCTTTACTGTTCCTTCTTCAACTATTTTTCCATCTGACATTATTGCTGTTTTATTGCATATTTTTCTTATTACTTCCATCTGATGAGTTATTAATATTATTGTAATTCCAAATCTTTTATTTATATCCTTCAGCAAATCCAGTATAGAATTTGTTGTCCTAGGATCCAGGGCACTTGTTGCCTCATCTGAAAGTAAAATTTCCGGATTGTTTGCCAGTGCTCTCGCTATCGCAACTCTTTGTTTTTGTCCTCCTGAAAGCTGTTCCGGATAGTTTTCCTTTTTATCTAATAGTCCTACTATCTCAAGAAGTTCATCTACCCTCTTATTTATATCTTCCTTTTTCCATCCTGAAATTTCCAGAGGAAATGCTACATTTCCGCCTACACTTCTAGAATTTAGAAGATTAAAATGCTGAAATATCATTCCTGTTTTTTTTCTGTAATTTCTAAGTTCATTCTGGTCAAAATCCAGAACATTCTTTTTTACAGGTATTTCTTCGCCTTTTTCAACATGCTCTACATATATTTCACCTTCAGTAGGCTCCTCAAGCCTGTTTATGAGTCTTATCAATGTTGATTTACCAGCACCGCTAAGTCCCATTATTCCGTAGATATCTCCTTTTGCTATTTCAAGGTCTACGTTATCTACAGCTTTTAAAATCTTACCGTTACGCAGCTTATACTCTTTTACCAAGTTCTTAATCGTAATAAACACTTCTTCACCTCTTAATTTCACTTTCAAAATTTTGACTTTTCTTATTATAACTTGAATTTATATCTATTGCAAGTATATTTTACTTTACAAATTTATATATTTTTACTATTTTAGAAAAAATTTTAATATATTGTATTCAGAAATTCTTTTACTCTCTGAGTTTCAGGATTTTCAAATATTTTTTCTACTGTACCCTTTTCAAGTATTTTTCCATTTTCCATTACTATAACTTCATCAGATATTTCCCTTACAAATTTCATTTCATGACTTACAATGAGCATCGTCATTTTTCTTTCCTTTTTCAGCTTTCTTATTATATCCAGGACTTCTTTTACAAGTTCAGGATCCAGTGCAGAAGTTGGCTCGTCAAACAGAAGAATATCCGGCTCCAGTGCCAATCCTCTTGCTATTGCAACCCTCTGTTTCTGTCCTCCTGAAAGCTCATTGGGAAAATTATCCTTCTTATCGGCAAGACCAACTGTTTCAAGTACTTTTCCTGCTATTTCTTCAGCTTTTTTCACATCTGTTTTCTTTACTATTCTCAATGTCTTTACAATATTATCCTTCACTGTCATATGTGGAAATAGATTAAAATTCTGGAATATCATTCCTGTTTTCAGTAAAAGCTCCTTTTTTATTTTCTTATCAATTCCTTTATCCTGTAAATCATGGCCTTCTATAAGTATTTTCCCGCCAGTCAGTGTTTCAAGGTCTGCTATACATCTTAAAATTGTTGATTTTCCACTTCCACTGGGACCTATCAGAGAAACTGCCTCTCCTTTGTTTATTGTAAAATTTATGTCATCCAGTATAAGATTATTTCCAAACTGTTTTTTCAGATTAATAACTTCTATTATTTTTTCTTTCATATCTTTCACCTAAATTCTTATTTTATTTTTCTTTTCTGCATTCTTAAACAGTCTGTCTACAGCTAAACTCAACACAAGATAAATAATAATCGCACATATATATGGAGTTATATTATAATACTGGTTTGCAAGTTCCTTTGTTCTTTTCATTATTTCCGTTACTGCCAGAACATAAATCAGCGAAGTATCTTTTATAAGGGTAATCGCTTCACTTCCCAATGTTGGTAGAACTCTTCTTATCGCCTGTGGAAGTATAATATACAATGTTTTCTGCCAGTAGCTGTATCCTAGCACTTTTGCAGCTTCATGCTGTCCCTGATCTATACTTTCCAGGCCACTTCTCATTATCTCAATCAGGTATGCCGCATAATTTATTACAAATGTCAGTACAGCTGCAGAATATGGATCAAGTTTCACTCTATATCCAAAGAA
This portion of the Leptotrichia sp. oral taxon 215 str. W9775 genome encodes:
- a CDS encoding methionine ABC transporter permease, producing the protein MKFDIIKFLHFETMLNPLWETVYMVAIATFVSLIIGLPIGVLLVTSEPKGVKPNRTLHKILDVLLVNITRSIPFVILIVLLIPLSRLLIGKSYGSVSFIVPLSLGSAPFIARIIEGALKEVDEGLVEASKAMGATTNEIIFKVMIPEALPSLIHGLTLTIISLVGYSAIAGSIGGGGLGNAAVIDGYQRSNPTLMWQATVTIILLVQLIQFIGNSIVNRINKKRLRG
- a CDS encoding methionine ABC transporter ATP-binding protein; this encodes MKVKLRGEEVFITIKNLVKEYKLRNGKILKAVDNVDLEIAKGDIYGIMGLSGAGKSTLIRLINRLEEPTEGEIYVEHVEKGEEIPVKKNVLDFDQNELRNYRKKTGMIFQHFNLLNSRSVGGNVAFPLEISGWKKEDINKRVDELLEIVGLLDKKENYPEQLSGGQKQRVAIARALANNPEILLSDEATSALDPRTTNSILDLLKDINKRFGITIILITHQMEVIRKICNKTAIMSDGKIVEEGTVKDIFMHPKTQLAKEFVSNISHESFESEEKEEVKERSGGKIRLKLKFNEEQADKPYIAEIIKRYDAEINILGGSIDKLSNTVVGNLTIEISAEEEKIKAIVKWLEKNHLELEVL
- a CDS encoding amino acid ABC transporter ATP-binding protein, whose translation is MIEVINLKKQFGNNLILDDINFTINKGEAVSLIGPSGSGKSTILRCIADLETLTGGKILIEGHDLQDKGIDKKIKKELLLKTGMIFQNFNLFPHMTVKDNIVKTLRIVKKTDVKKAEEIAGKVLETVGLADKKDNFPNELSGGQKQRVAIARGLALEPDILLFDEPTSALDPELVKEVLDIIRKLKKERKMTMLIVSHEMKFVREISDEVIVMENGKILEKGTVEKIFENPETQRVKEFLNTIY
- a CDS encoding MetQ/NlpA family ABC transporter substrate-binding protein; the encoded protein is MKKLLLGLTAALFLVACGGAKEEAKTDSKAAEKPAKVEKLVVGATPVPHQELLELVKDDLKTEGVDLEIVTFNDYIQPNKLLGTKELDANFFQHIPYMEEFGKSNNLDLVSVGSVHVEPMAVYSKKIKNINDLKNGDTILIPNDPTNGGRALILLDKAGVIKLKDNKKLDSTIADIAENPKNIKFTALAPEQLAPRLEEVTAAVINANFALDAKLSFKDDTILVEDKDSPYVNIVTVLKGRENEEKIQKLIKALQSEKVKKYIEEKYNGSVVAAF
- the infC gene encoding translation initiation factor IF-3 yields the protein MFFIKGTNKSDEPRMNEKIRAREIRVIGDDGEQFGILSVNEALALAAEKNLDLVEISPNATPPVCKIMDYGKFKYEKTKKEKENKKKQKNVVIKEIRIKPHIDEHDKETKISQIKKFIEKEYKVKISLRLSGREKLHAESAVKILDAFADSFEETAIVEKKYGKEQVQKFVMLSPKK
- a CDS encoding TIGR00341 family protein; amino-acid sequence: MNEKEKNEKYKILKRNIIEDSDFTKETMFILICAMIIASIGLNTNSVAVIIGAMLISPLMSPIQSLGLGLSNGNLKRVYASLFRLGIFILISVVSSSFYFLISPINVVTPQILARTSPTLWDVLIAIFGGIAGVIGKTKEDGGNVVPGVAIATALMPPLCVVGFGIAHGNSKIFLGAGYLFIINVFFIMLTTLIGLKIYSVGISRTKHRMSVRQQIVFYVGSLIVIVPSIYTAAVLVNDFAREEALKNFISKELTNDYVFDNSIDKKSKTVTLKVVGGGFKKQEIEKLEKKMEKYNLGNYKLKVEQLSNQKYLTAQDLSKYLKEENLKEKMEKVVLPVEKQNKTALENDLRIVENILYKNFANNINEVKIGKLIDANNNENFIVLVIGNETMTDEISEKIKNLEFNTEKKYEIIVERQSKEIDIESKKNTKVVK
- a CDS encoding amino acid ABC transporter permease encodes the protein MSPLNMFIELLETLPVVFSLYVCTIVFSVPLGILGALAYTEKNKIVKSILSVYTWVFRGTPLMLQLFIVYYGIPLINFFGYRVKLDPYSAAVLTFVINYAAYLIEIMRSGLESIDQGQHEAAKVLGYSYWQKTLYIILPQAIRRVLPTLGSEAITLIKDTSLIYVLAVTEIMKRTKELANQYYNITPYICAIIIYLVLSLAVDRLFKNAEKKNKIRI